TTACAACCACATTTGAGCTTTCGGTGTCAACAACTGAACCCGCCCACGCAGATGTGCCATCTGTCTATCGtttttccatctttgcTTTTCTATAATCCCATTCAAAATGTCTAAGCTTCCCCCCATCCCCTCATGGATCCCCGGCGCCgaccttctccatcccacTTTCCGATACACTACTCCCGCCATCCCTTCCACCGTTGATGAGCTTCACAAGTTACTTGAACCCAAGACCAGCTTGTACGCCTTTGTTGCCATGACCGCCTTCAACCCTATCTTCTGGAATTTTGTGGCGCGAAATGGTATGTACATCTTTCTTGACTGTGGGGCGTAGCACTCTGTCAGATAACGGCTGTGGGAGAGGCTTCATCTGTACGATCAGGAACGAGATTAGATGCTGATCGGAAATGTTCAGAATACCGTAACAAGACCATCACCAAAGTTGTGCGATCTCCTTTGGTCGGCTGCTACCTTTTGGCAATTActatcttctccatctctgctTTTAGAGACCACCTGTGCGTGTCCTGGATTTACCACTGTGATCTCTCTGACCCCTATAATCCTCATCACCCTGTGGAATGATAGGTTCCTCGGCGCCGTCAAGGACCAGCCCTCTCTCGCCATTCTTGGCCACCCTGCTATCAAGGCTGCTGCCATTGCCCTCTTCGCTTCTGGTCAGACATTTGTCATCACCTCGATGTGGGCTTTAGGTGTCACTGGCACTTATCTCGGTGACTATTTTGGCATCCTCATGTCCCACCGTGTGacttctttcccattcaACGTCCTTTCCGACCCCATGTATGTTGGCTCTTTCCTTACCCACTTGGGTACTGCTTTGTGGTTCCAATCTCCTGCGGGTATTGTTCTTGCTGCTTGGGTCTGGATTGTCTACGCCGTCGCTCTCAAGTTTGAGGGGTGGGTCATCTACCTCTTTGTATCGCAAAACAAACTAACTCGCACATAGTCCCTTCACCGACAAGATCTACTCCgccaagaacaagaaggtcgatggacattcttccacttctccTGTACTTACCCCTACGTCCGCTACGTTCCCTGCTACCCCTTCCCGACGATCCGGTCGACTTGCTGCCAGGGCTTCCGCACCCAATTCTGATGCGGACTCTGACAGTGGTAGTGCCAGCGCTGCGCCTACCAAAGCTACTCCCAGAAAAGCTGCCAGGAAGAGTGTCGCCAGGGGCGAAGTGGCTACTCCTAGACGAGTGACCAGGAGCCGAAGTCAAGGCCTTGCTAGCGGCGTTAGTGGGGAGGAATAGGTGCTCAACGTGTTGAAAGTGAGATGGCGTGAGTGGAAAAACACCTTGAAGTTGTGAAACAGGTGCTATTATGTTGGCTGCAGGATCGGAAGGCTTTAGTAGAAAGTcggggaaggggagacGCTGTGGACCGCTGATTAATGACTGGATTTCGGTTTTACAACTATATTTCTAATCTATATACCCCGGTGTCTCAACAATACCACCtattttttgttgttttgATACCCCTAGATCGTCTTCGGGTCATTCATCTGCGATGTAGACGTTAAAAACGCAATGAGCATGATTATTATTTAGGAGTGTTGTTTCAGCCTTAAACGAAAGGTTGAGTAGTGCGTATGAGGTATCATGGCTACTGCACAGAATGGGCCAGAataacagaagaaggatgatgattaTCCATGTTAAGAAATGAATGCTGGCTATATAGGTAGAGTAGCAGATGTAGGCGGGCTGCGGACACGTGCAAAACAAAAGTCAAACAAATGTCTTTTTGTTGGCTTATAATTTTAATCAGCTTGACAGGATTTGCATGAAAGGTTACAATCGGGCTTAGCGATATAACAATGGAGTCGTAGTTCAGTGGTAGAATATCGGATTCCAATAATTGGAAGCATCCGCCGGTCGCAGGTTCAATCCCTGTCGACTtcaattttttttcctttacTTCGTTCGGGCTTGCTCAAGTCGGCGCGGTCACCACATCCGCAGCAGCTGAGAAATTCTGGCATTGACAGACAAACTAACGACAAACTGCCTACGAAATACATGGCTCTCCTCCATGGAGTTCTGCCACAGTCATCTACGAGCAGCTATCATACgatggaagagctgaaTCTTCTAGGGGCCAACCCTCCTACATTACTTACTACTATCATTACTACCGTCATTCATGAAGATCATCACTTCCCTTCCTGTGCTGTTGGTCATTCGCTACTTAAATTCGTAAACCGACTTTTCTCAGGCGTGATTAGAGTAGAAGTGGAATAGCTTTGCTGCTTTGCGGACCCGCAGGAAAAAGCCAACAATAAGTGTGTAACATTCGACGAGCTATCGGGGGTCTAGTATTGTTGAACCGACGCTACGGCTGCGTCTTCCGCCGTCACAAACGAGTTTATTTACGCGGAGCACTGATCGACTACACTGATAGGCTTTGCCCTTCATCGCCAAACTTGATAGCTTCTGTCATTGGGCTGCAATGTAATAAGAGGCAGTTAGTAAGTCTTTTCAACAATCATCGATGTCCTGCTGGCAACACCcacgccgccgccgcgCTGGACGATAACGACCGCCTTTCTATTAATAGGAAGGAATGTGGTAAGAGTCGCGGGGGTCTTAATTTTCAGTGTGGCGCCACATTGATTTTGTTTTCCGAAACGCCGGCATGGGATGTAATTTTCATCTCCCCAGCTCGCAACTGCGTCTCCACCTGGCTCGCTAGTCCCTCCGACGCAAAATCTTTATCATCACTTTCTCCACGAAACCTCTTTTTTCCACCCCCTCAACTCTTTCATACCTTTGTGAAGgagcttcttttttcttctcaaacACATAGTCACTCTTAATTGCCTAGTGCATAACCCCCGAAAAAGAAGTCAAAATGGTGAGTATAAACGTCTGAAAATGGCCGGTGGCGCAAGGATTGTTATTGGAGAGTAAATGGCTGACATCGGTTTTTTTTAGGTTAAGTAAGTCGCTCTTGAACTGGAAGATATGGATGTGCAAAGCCCATTGGAGGCAAGGAGAACGCCTGCAGATGAACTGGAAGCGGTGGGAAAGAGCAACAGGTGGATCGCGATGGTTTTGACAGTATCTGGTTTCCTATCTACCGCTCCTTGCCTCCAGGTGTCTTATGGCATCTATCGTACATTCTTCGCCTAGGAATCAGTACTAACAATGCCCTAGCTTCACCGTCGACGAAATCCGTGCGCTTATGGGTAAGCAACTTTCCATTTGTCTGGGTAAAGAGCGACCGAAAAAGCTTGAGAAATTCTCGAGAAATCGTCGTCGCATGATTGGACAGTCGTCGCTGACGAAATCGCGCTACAGACAAGCCCACCAACATTCGAAACATGTCCGTCATCGCGCACGTCGACCACGGAAAGTCCACTCTTACCGACTCTCTTGTCTCGAAGGCCGGTATCATTGCTTCCTCCAAGGCTGGTGAGATGCGATTCACCGACACTCGGTAAGTAATAATCTGGtcggaagaaaaaaaggtatAGTACTGACAAATAGAACAGTCAGGACGAGATTGATCGTGGTATCACCATCAAGTCCACTGCCATCTCTATGTACTTCCCCCTTGACAAGGATGATGTTGCTGAGATCAAGCAGAAGACCGATGGTATGTTTTGATTTTGAAAATTGTGCGACAGACGCCAGACGCTGACGCTTGGCAGGTAACGAGTTCTTGATCAACTTGATCGACTCTCCCGGTCACGTTGACTTCTCCTCTGAAGTTACCGCCGCTCTCCGTGTCACTGACGGGTAAGTCTATCTATAGATGGTAGTTTTTGGGAATTCGgctaattttttttttcaaatAGTGCTCTTGTCGTTGTTGACTGTGTTGAGGGTGTCTGTGTCCAGACCGAGACTGTGCTCCGTCAGTCTTTGGGTGAACGAGTCAAGCCCATCCTTATCATTAACAAGGTCGACCGAGCTCTTCTCGAGTTGCAGGTTTCCAAGGAAGACCTTTACCAGTCTTTCTGCCGAACCATTGAGTCCGTCAACGTTATCATCTCCACCTACACCGACCCCGCTCTCGGAGACAGCATGGTTTACCCCGAGCAGGGTACCGTCGCCTTCGGTTCCGGTCTCCACGGTTGGGCTTTCTCTCTCCGAAACTTCGCTGGCCGATACTCCAAGAAGTTCGGTGTTGACAAGGCTAAGCTCATGCCCAAGCTTTGGGGTGACAACTACTTCAACCCCAAGACTAGGAAGTGGACCAAGTCTGCCGACGCCGGTGTCGAGCGTGCGTTCAACATGTTCGTCCTTGACCCCATCTTCCGTCTTTTCGACTCTATCATGAActtcaagaaggatgagatcCCCAAGCTCCTCGAGAAGCTCGAGATCAAGCTTACTTCCGAGGAGAGGGACCTCGAGGGCAAGCAGCTCCTCAAGGTTGTTATGCGAAAGTTCCTCCCCGCTGGTGACTCTCTTCTCGAGATGATCTGTATCAACCTTCCCTCTCCCGTTACCGCTCAGAAGTACCGTGTTGAGACTCTTTACGAGGGTCCCATGGACGACGAATCCGCCATCGGTATTAGGGACTGTGACCCCAAGGGTCCTTTGATGGTCTACGTCTCCAAGATGGTTCCCACTTCCGACAAGGGCCGATTCTACGCTTTCGGTCGAGTCTTCTCCGGTACCGTTTCTTCCGGCCCTAAGGTCCGAATCCAGGGTCCTAACTTCGTTCCcggcaagaaggatgacTCCGTTATCAAGTCTATTCAGCGAACCGTTCTCATGATGGGTCGATCCACCGAGGCCATCGAGGACTGTCCTGCTGGTAACATTATCGGTTTGGTCGGTGTTGACCAGTTCTTGCTCAAGAGCGGCACCCTTACTACCTCCGAGACTGCCCACAACATGCGAGTCATGAAGTTCTCTGTCTCCCCTGTCGTGCAAGTCGCCGTTGAGTGTAAGAACGCCTCTGACCTCCCCAAGCTTGTCGAGGGTCTTAAGCGACTTTCCAAGTCCGACCCTTGTGTCAAGACCTGGATGGGTGACTCTGGTGAGATCATCGTTGCTGGTGCCGGTGAGCTCCACTTGGAAATCTGTCTTAACGACCTCGAGAACGACCACGCCGGTGTTCCTCTCCGAAAGTCCGACCCCGTTGTCGGCTACCGAGAGACCGTCACCGCCGAGTCTTCCATGATCGCTCTTTCCAAGTCTCAGAACAAGCATAACCGACTCTACGTCAAGGCTGAGCCTCTTGGTGAGGAACTTACCCGAGACATTGAGGAGGGTAAGGTCGCTCCCCGAGATGACCCCAAGATCCGTGCTCGATACCTTGCCGACACTTACGGTTGGGATGTTACCGAGGCTAGGAAGATCTGGTGTTTCGGTCCCGACACTACCGGTCCTAACGTCTTCCTTGACGGTTCCAAGGCTGTTCAGTACATGAACGAAATCAAGGACTCTTGTGTTGCTGCCTTCCAATGGGCTACCAAAGAGGGTGGTGTTGCTGAGGAGCCTATGCGAGGTGTCCGATTCAACATCCTCGACTGTACTGTAAGTTTATTCATTTCTGTTATCCTTTATTATTCTTTGAGCACACGCTGATGAGGTCTCCAGCTTCACGCCGATGCCATTCACCGAGGTGGTGGTCAGATCATCCCCACCGCTCGACGAGTCTGCTACGCCGCTCAGCTCCTCGCCACTCCCGCCTTCCAAGAGCCCATGTTCTTGGTCGAGATTGCCGTTCCCGAGTCTGCCCAGGGTGGTGTTTACGTACGTTCCATATTAAAATTTGCCGATTATCTCGCGTTCGATCAATGCTTACATCAATGGATAGTCTTGTCTTAACGTCCGACGAGGTCACGTCTTCTCCGCCGAGCAAAGACCTGGTACCCCCATGTACACACTCAAGGCTTACTTGCCCGTTTCCGAGTCCTTCGGTTTCAACGCTGATCTCCGAGCTGCTACTGGTGGTCAGGCGTTCCCTCAGGCCGTGAGTATCTCTTCTGGTCTTCATTTCTTGACCAATCTTTTTTGAGTTTCAAGTTTTGAACCATTCTGACGCTGTTTATTTAATACAGGTGTTCGACCACtgggaggagatgaacaGTAACCCCACTGAGGTCGGAAGCAAGACCAACTGTAAGCGGCGATTCTCTCCTTGTCGAAATATAAATTAATTCTGACTGACTTCTCACTTTTTCACAGTGCTCGCCGTCAACATCCGAACCAGGAAGGGTCTTAAGCCCGATGTCCCTCCTTATGACACTTACTATGACAAGCTCTAAGTGTAGGATAAACATTTGGGTTAATAGTAGGATGCATGAGAGATTTCTGCGATACTGTGCCCTTTGGGCGGCTATTGTCGACCTTGTTTTTGGTGCATGTTTGGAACTTTTTGACGCTGATGGAATATGAAGTGTGAGAAATTGACTGTAGGAAAGACTTTCTAAAGGCATACGCGATCACGGACTGTGCAGCGGTATCTTCGGCGATTGTATAGGTGATTGGCCATTTGGATAGCCGAAGAAAGGGAACGGATAATGAGAGCTAGGAGAAACATTCCgtgaagagaagggttgCAGAGACTGCTGAGAAGTTGTAGGGAGCTCCAGATGGAATTGTCAGATAAATAAAAGTGACCTCAAGGATATAACCTGACATGATTCCACCTTCCATTATATATGGGCCATGCGATGCATTCTTTGCAATTTCAATCACGAATCACATAAGGGACACCCTCGTACCCGTCTCTCTACCCAAATCTCCATTACCCATCTTGCCATCTCTGTCGTTGACAAATGATCGATAGCTAGAGATTGTACGGAAAACGATGAGCAAACGCTTGTTGGTTAATGATCTTAAAAAGAGCCCTTACATGAGGTCAAGTCTTCGACGATCAGCTTGCGATACAGATGGTCGAATTTCAAGCAGAGCGTTCATCAAATGTCGTTGCTGTATAATGGGCTATGCCATACAGTAAGATATCATTGACTACGCTCAAAAGGGAAATGGTTTACACACCTTGACAAAATCCTTTGCGGttctttcccctttctcGACCGACATGAAGCGCGATTGGCTGTTACTGACGATTGTATCAATCTGTTTTCAAGTCGGTCAACTGTGAGTCCCCATAGACGAAAATAAGATGTAGGAAACCTACTCTCTGACCCAGCTCCGCACGAGCTGCCGCCGAAAGATCTCCCCCATTAGTCTGGGAAATCAGTCTATacccctctcttcctcctattCCATTAACAGCCACCTTCTgtcctccctcttcctcttcttccctcctttcttcatcctcgaaAGCAGCATGTACTACTTCCAAATGCGCATTATACATCAGCGCCTGTAAATCGGCCCCCGAGAATCCTTCACTCTCCCTCGCCACCGCTTCCAGAtccacatcctctcccaactccagtttccccttcttcgccacTGCCTTCAGGATTTCCAATCTATCAGAGTTCGAGGGCATATCGCAGATGATGGATTTATCTAGCCGGCCTGGACGGAGGAGCGCCGGGTCGATAAGGTCTGGACGGCTTGTAGCTGCTAGGACGTAGACTCCCGATAGACCTTGAGCGCCGTCCATCTCTGTGAGGAGTTGATTGACTACTCGGTCCGTAACGCCTGTACTATCATGTCCTCTGTAACCAGTTTTTTCCAGTCCCATTAGCATTTTTCTTTATTTGATAGTCCTGCATAGAATGTATTGACTTGCCGTTTGGGAGCGATAGAGTCAAATTCGTCGAAAAACAAAACACAAGGCTTCGCACCACTTGCCCTCTCAAACAAATCTCTCACGCCCTTTTCACTTGCGCCGATATACTTGTTGAGGATCTCGGGACCTTTGACAGAAATGAAGTTGAGTCCACACTCTTTAGCGACAGCAGAAGCGAGAAGAGTCTTGCCACATCCAGGGTAACCGTATAGAAGGAGACTGGAGATGAGATGCGGTGGAGATGAAAGTCAACACCTTCGTTTCTGCGCTCAAGAGAGTTGAATAATATAGAGAAATGTTATAAGACATACCCCGATCGAAGACGTAAAGGACAATTGACAAAGATCTGAGCGTACTTGGTGGGCCATTCGAGTGTTTCCCGGAGAATTCGTCGAGGTTCTTTCAAGCCTGTGATGTTGAAATAAACCTTGTAAACGAGCTGTCCGATATAAAGGACGGATGGAAAAGTTGTGAAGGGTGAGAAGATTACATCGACTTACCTCCGATATCGC
The genomic region above belongs to Cryptococcus neoformans var. neoformans JEC21 chromosome 4 sequence and contains:
- a CDS encoding phosphatidyl-N-methylethanolamine N-methyltransferase, putative, which produces MSKLPPIPSWIPGADLLHPTFRYTTPAIPSTVDELHKLLEPKTSLYAFVAMTAFNPIFWNFVARNEYRNKTITKVVRSPLVGCYLLAITIFSISAFRDHLFLGAVKDQPSLAILGHPAIKAAAIALFASGQTFVITSMWALGVTGTYLGDYFGILMSHRVTSFPFNVLSDPMYVGSFLTHLGTALWFQSPAGIVLAAWVWIVYAVALKFEGPFTDKIYSAKNKKVDGHSSTSPVLTPTSATFPATPSRRSGRLAARASAPNSDADSDSGSASAAPTKATPRKAARKSVARGEVATPRRVTRSRSQGLASGVSGEE
- a CDS encoding translation elongation factor 2, with the translated sequence MVNFTVDEIRALMDKPTNIRNMSVIAHVDHGKSTLTDSLVSKAGIIASSKAGEMRFTDTRQDEIDRGITIKSTAISMYFPLDKDDVAEIKQKTDGNEFLINLIDSPGHVDFSSEVTAALRVTDGALVVVDCVEGVCVQTETVLRQSLGERVKPILIINKVDRALLELQVSKEDLYQSFCRTIESVNVIISTYTDPALGDSMVYPEQGTVAFGSGLHGWAFSLRNFAGRYSKKFGVDKAKLMPKLWGDNYFNPKTRKWTKSADAGVERAFNMFVLDPIFRLFDSIMNFKKDEIPKLLEKLEIKLTSEERDLEGKQLLKVVMRKFLPAGDSLLEMICINLPSPVTAQKYRVETLYEGPMDDESAIGIRDCDPKGPLMVYVSKMVPTSDKGRFYAFGRVFSGTVSSGPKVRIQGPNFVPGKKDDSVIKSIQRTVLMMGRSTEAIEDCPAGNIIGLVGVDQFLLKSGTLTTSETAHNMRVMKFSVSPVVQVAVECKNASDLPKLVEGLKRLSKSDPCVKTWMGDSGEIIVAGAGELHLEICLNDLENDHAGVPLRKSDPVVGYRETVTAESSMIALSKSQNKHNRLYVKAEPLGEELTRDIEEGKVAPRDDPKIRARYLADTYGWDVTEARKIWCFGPDTTGPNVFLDGSKAVQYMNEIKDSCVAAFQWATKEGGVAEEPMRGVRFNILDCTLHADAIHRGGGQIIPTARRVCYAAQLLATPAFQEPMFLVEIAVPESAQGGVYSCLNVRRGHVFSAEQRPGTPMYTLKAYLPVSESFGFNADLRAATGGQAFPQAVFDHWEEMNSNPTEVGSKTNLLAVNIRTRKGLKPDVPPYDTYYDKL